A stretch of Polypterus senegalus isolate Bchr_013 chromosome 3, ASM1683550v1, whole genome shotgun sequence DNA encodes these proteins:
- the LOC120526648 gene encoding zinc finger BED domain-containing protein 5-like: MVKLVLGDSSEAKMQRISLSNNTIQRITDMSEDVKEQILNEIKASPLFSFQVDESTDISSCAQLLVFVKYIHSDDIKEEFLFCSGLESTTKSEDIMEKINAFFETGGLKWENVCGVCTDGAPSMLGSKSGFQKKVKELAPQAKGIHCMIHRYARASKTLPIPLQAVLDSVIKIVNYIKSGAFNTRLFKELCKDMDSNHEVLFFYTAVRWLSKGNVVNRFFELKDEIKLFLDVQEKHDLLVYFNDKAWLERVAYLADILEQQNKLNLKLQGKETNIIVFHENLCAFLSKLQNWRRKVNIGNIAMFEKLCSVVDESGGEINKKLKEEIVGHLESLEKELERYFPKLKEEETTFTRNPFSASLDITNIPNELQDEFIDLRNDSSARNLFNEKLLTQFWCSMYHSYPNVTMLAFRILIPFVSTYLCESGFSTLLWLKTKERNQLNVENDMRLALTNTQPRISRLVDKLQFQPSH, from the coding sequence ATGGTGAAATTAGTCCTTGGGGATTCCAGTGAAGCAAAGATGCAACGAATATCTCTTTCTAATAATACTATTCAGCGTATAACAGATATGTCCGAAGACGTCAAAGAGCAGATTCTGAATGAAATCAAGGCTTCACCATTGTTTTCTTTCCAAGTTGATGAATCAACAGATATCAGCTCGTGTGCTCAGTTGCTTGTCTTCGTGAAATATATTCATTCAGATGATATTAAAGAAGAGTTCCTATTTTGTAGTGGACTTGAAAGTACAACAAAAAGTGAAGACATTATGGAGAAGATTAATGCGTTTTTTGAGACTGGAGGATTAAAGTGGGAAAATGTCTGTGGAGTTTGTACGGATGGCGCACCATCTATGCTTGGGTCAAAATCAGGCTttcagaaaaaagtaaaagaactaGCTCCTCAAGCAAAGGGAATCCACTGCATGATTCACCGGTATGCCCGTGCCAGTAAGACTCTTCCAATTCCTTTGCAAGCGGTTCTTGATTCAGTTATAAAAATCGTAAATTACATAAAATCTGGAGCTTTTAATACGCGTCTGTTTAAAGAACTGTGCAAAGACATGGATTCTAATCACGAGGTTCTGTTTTTCTACACTGCAGTACGCTGGTTATCAAAAGGGAATGTTGTGAATCGTTTCTTTGAATTGAAAGATGAAATTAAATTGTTCCTAGATGTACAAGAGAAACATGATCTTTTGGTATACTTTAACGACAAAGCTTGGTTGGAAAGAGTAGCATATTTAGCAGATATATTAGAACAGCAAAATAAGCTTAACCTGAAACTGCAGGGAAAGGAAACAAATATTATCGTATTTCACGAAAATCTCTGTGCATTTTTATCCAAGCTGCAAAACTGGCGAAGGAAAGTAAATATTGGAAATATTGCCATGTTTGAGAAACTCTGCAGTGTGGTAGATGAATCTGgaggtgaaataaataaaaaattgaaggaGGAGATTGTCGGGCATCTCGAATCGCTTGAGAAGGAACTGGAGCGTTACTTCCCTAAGCTGAAGGAAGAAGAAACTACATTTACACGTAATCCGTTTTCTGCATCTCTTGATATAACAAACATTCCTAATGAATTACAAGATGAATTCATAGATTTACGGAATGATTCCTCGGCACGTAACTTGTTTAATGAAAAATTGCTCACACAATTCTGGTGTAGTATGTATCATTCATACCCGAATGTGACAATGCTTGCCTTTCGAATTTTAATTCCATTTGTATCGACATATCTCTGCGAGAGTGGATTTTCCACTCTTCTTTGGTTAAAAACGAAAGAAAGAAATCAACTAAATGTTGAGAACGATATGAGATTGGCGTTAACGAATACTCAGCCACGAATTTCGAGATTGGTTGATAAGTTGCAATTTCAACCATcacattaa